A portion of the Pan troglodytes isolate AG18354 chromosome 10, NHGRI_mPanTro3-v2.0_pri, whole genome shotgun sequence genome contains these proteins:
- the ASCL4 gene encoding achaete-scute homolog 4, whose translation MMETRKPAERLALPYSLRTAPLGVPGTLPGLPRRDPLRVALRLDAACWEWARSGCARGRQYLPVPLDSAFEPAFLRKRNERERQRVRCVNEGYARLRDHLPRELADKRLSKVKTLRAAIGYIKHLQELLERQARGVEGAAGAVPQRRAECNSDGESKASSAPSPSSEPEEGGS comes from the coding sequence ATGATGGAGACGCGTAAACCGGCGGAACGGCTGGCCTTGCCATACTCGCTGCGCACCGCGCCCCTGGGCGTTCCGGGGACCCTGCCCGGACTCCCGCGGAGGGACCCCCTCAGGGTCGCCCTGCGTCTGGACGCCGCGTGCTGGGAGTGGGCGCGCAGCGGCTGCGCACGGGGACGGCAGTACCTGCCCGTGCCGCTGGACAGCGCCTTCGAGCCCGCCTTCCTCCGCAAGCGCAACGAGCGCGAGCGGCAGCGGGTGCGCTGCGTGAACGAGGGCTATGCGCGCCTCCGAGACCACCTGCCCCGGGAGCTGGCAGACAAGCGCCTCAGCAAAGTGAAGACGCTCCGCGCTGCCATCGGCTACATCAAGCACCTGCAGGAGCTGCTGGAGCGCCAGGCCCGTGGGGTCGAGGGCGCGGCCGGCGCCGTCCCCCAGCGCAGGGCGGAATGCAACAGCGACGGGGAGTCCAAGGCCTCTTCGGCGCCTTCGCCCAGCAGCGAGCCCGAGGAGGGGGGCAGCTAG